The Aminivibrio pyruvatiphilus genome contains a region encoding:
- a CDS encoding PspA/IM30 family protein — translation MSIFARVSDIFKANVNEMLDRMEDPEKMVKQMIIEMEEALVKATSGLAKAMA, via the coding sequence ATGAGCATATTCGCGCGGGTTTCGGATATCTTCAAGGCGAACGTCAACGAAATGCTGGACAGGATGGAAGATCCTGAAAAGATGGTCAAGCAGATGATCATCGAAATGGAAGAGGCCCTCGTCAAGGCCACTTCCGGGCTGGCAAAGGCGATGGCCAA